In Bacteriovorax stolpii, a single genomic region encodes these proteins:
- a CDS encoding NAD(P)/FAD-dependent oxidoreductase produces MKTLYDVLIIGGGPAGLSAALAISRVGRTALVCDSQVYRNAAAKHMQNFPSRDGMSPLELKELIKNDINKYEKVDYAYKKVIDIKKEGPLFVGYFEDGQSVQAKKVILAHGVKDNLETLPNLREYWGETAIHCPYCHGYELKGSDFAIVGEPEYTLHIAGIVKPLSSSISIFANGSKRYSEENLKFIQEKKIEFHPGRITNLSGLNHKLESLTLDNGDIYKKNAMMIRPPTSLSSDLGIKLGCALTSEGNYLIEMKVKSSVPGVFIAGDLAEMAHSVLIASTSGSMAGAFACSEIGHAEL; encoded by the coding sequence ATGAAAACACTATACGACGTTCTTATTATTGGTGGAGGCCCAGCTGGTTTATCTGCAGCACTAGCGATTTCACGAGTGGGACGCACGGCCTTAGTCTGCGACAGTCAAGTTTACCGCAATGCTGCTGCTAAACATATGCAGAACTTTCCTTCACGAGATGGCATGTCTCCTTTGGAATTAAAAGAGCTCATAAAAAATGATATTAATAAGTATGAGAAAGTTGATTATGCCTATAAAAAAGTCATCGACATCAAAAAAGAAGGTCCACTTTTTGTCGGATACTTTGAAGATGGCCAGTCTGTGCAGGCAAAAAAAGTAATCCTTGCTCATGGGGTGAAAGATAACCTGGAAACCCTCCCTAACCTTCGTGAGTACTGGGGAGAAACAGCGATTCACTGCCCTTACTGCCACGGGTACGAACTCAAAGGTTCTGACTTCGCCATTGTTGGCGAACCAGAATACACTCTGCATATTGCTGGCATTGTTAAACCTCTTTCATCTTCCATCAGCATTTTCGCGAACGGTTCAAAAAGATACAGTGAAGAGAATTTAAAATTTATCCAAGAGAAAAAAATTGAATTCCATCCAGGAAGAATCACAAATCTTTCAGGTCTAAATCACAAACTAGAAAGCCTGACTCTTGATAACGGCGACATTTATAAAAAAAATGCAATGATGATTAGGCCTCCTACTTCTCTAAGTAGTGACCTGGGAATCAAGCTCGGTTGCGCTCTTACTTCAGAAGGAAATTATCTGATTGAGATGAAAGTAAAATCCAGCGTTCCTGGAGTTTTCATCGCGGGTGACTTGGCAGAGATGGCCCACAGTGTACTGATTGCTTCAACTTCAGGATCAATGGCGGGAGCTTTTGCCTGTAGTGAAATCGGACACGCTGAGCTTTAA
- a CDS encoding DegT/DnrJ/EryC1/StrS family aminotransferase has protein sequence MSIQQVPFITLNRFEPGFRDEFLAGVASLFDKTQFVGGPIVAEMEGNLATYTKSKHAIGCANGTDAIQIALRAVGVDKNDKVLVPDMTFWATFEAVVNVGANPVTVDVNREACHWDLATFKKAVEQFKPKAAIMVHLYGWVTPETLEIRKFAKDAGVVLIEDGAQCFGTEIDGQSVVGTALIATTSFYPAKVLGASGDAGAIFTSNDEYAKNCRTLINHGRTDHYSHGMIGWNSRIGAYESLFLNMSLKHIDARIKSRMNAVNFYEEALKGLPFKPVRATKNVKENGYCAVGMIDPALRPALIESLKKANVGYGTIYPGAMSMQSGAPAYLAGKIDNGNAHYISQAVLNLPCFAYITTEELQYVCDTVKKHF, from the coding sequence ATGAGCATTCAACAAGTTCCATTTATTACTTTGAATCGTTTTGAGCCTGGTTTCCGCGATGAGTTTTTAGCAGGGGTGGCTTCACTTTTTGATAAAACTCAATTCGTTGGTGGACCAATCGTTGCTGAAATGGAAGGCAACCTGGCAACGTATACAAAATCAAAACACGCAATTGGTTGCGCTAACGGAACGGATGCCATTCAAATTGCTCTTCGTGCAGTTGGTGTTGATAAGAACGACAAGGTTCTTGTTCCTGATATGACTTTCTGGGCGACGTTTGAAGCGGTTGTTAACGTGGGAGCAAATCCTGTTACTGTTGACGTTAACCGTGAAGCTTGTCACTGGGACCTGGCTACTTTTAAAAAAGCAGTAGAGCAGTTTAAACCAAAAGCGGCCATTATGGTTCACCTTTACGGATGGGTAACTCCTGAAACTTTAGAGATTAGAAAATTTGCTAAAGACGCTGGTGTTGTTCTTATTGAAGACGGTGCTCAGTGTTTTGGGACAGAAATCGACGGGCAATCAGTTGTTGGGACAGCTTTAATTGCAACGACAAGTTTCTATCCGGCAAAGGTTCTTGGTGCTTCAGGGGATGCGGGAGCGATCTTCACATCAAATGATGAGTACGCAAAAAACTGCCGCACTTTAATTAACCACGGAAGAACTGATCACTACTCTCACGGAATGATCGGATGGAACTCGCGCATTGGAGCTTACGAGTCACTCTTTTTAAATATGTCACTTAAGCACATCGACGCTCGTATTAAGAGCCGTATGAATGCAGTTAACTTCTACGAAGAAGCTCTAAAAGGTCTTCCATTCAAACCAGTTCGCGCAACTAAAAATGTAAAAGAAAACGGTTACTGTGCAGTAGGGATGATTGACCCAGCTCTAAGACCGGCACTTATTGAATCACTGAAAAAAGCAAATGTTGGTTACGGGACGATTTATCCTGGTGCCATGAGTATGCAATCGGGAGCTCCTGCTTATTTAGCTGGAAAAATCGACAACGGAAATGCTCACTACATTTCTCAAGCGGTTTTAAACCTTCCATGTTTTGCTTACATTACAACTGAAGAACTTCAGTATGTTTGCGACACTGTAAAAAAACACTTCTAA
- a CDS encoding LysR family transcriptional regulator yields MDMRALNAFIITAEELNFRRAAERLNMTQPPLSRLINQLEYELGSTLFNRTTRKVELTGAGIHLFNEGKKIIDSMRDLELEVKQLSKIKKGEVTIGLNGPVFHSDMPHVISSFKEQFKDSSIALKELPVSKQVSSLKSGDVDVLITISRLNDSSLVCREVQSQELGLWVNRHHPLSKKKKIRFSDLNNEPFIFHPKSENLGFQKDFQEFLRGHRVIIRPYYKKANESCANLVVVGKGHLLTSKRMVDSRNDAVFVPLEDFSAKMKIYAYWSTKNNSALVKTFMHFIQDAGHIPPSGLDSHFCSHPLK; encoded by the coding sequence ATGGACATGAGGGCCCTTAACGCTTTTATTATCACAGCAGAAGAACTCAATTTTAGAAGAGCAGCTGAGCGCCTGAATATGACTCAGCCTCCACTAAGCCGTTTGATCAACCAATTAGAGTATGAGTTAGGCAGTACACTTTTTAACCGCACGACGAGAAAAGTAGAACTCACGGGTGCAGGTATTCATTTATTCAATGAAGGAAAGAAGATCATCGACTCCATGAGGGACTTAGAGCTGGAAGTAAAGCAGCTTTCTAAGATTAAAAAAGGAGAAGTCACTATTGGCCTAAACGGACCAGTTTTCCATTCAGATATGCCTCATGTAATTAGTTCTTTTAAAGAGCAATTTAAAGATTCGAGCATTGCTTTAAAAGAGCTTCCAGTCTCAAAGCAGGTTTCAAGTTTAAAGAGCGGAGACGTTGATGTACTCATTACTATTTCTCGCTTAAATGATTCTTCACTGGTTTGTAGAGAAGTTCAGTCTCAAGAGCTTGGTCTCTGGGTTAATCGCCATCATCCACTTTCAAAGAAAAAGAAAATCAGGTTTTCTGATTTAAACAATGAGCCTTTTATCTTTCACCCTAAATCAGAAAACTTAGGATTTCAAAAAGACTTCCAGGAATTTCTAAGAGGCCATAGGGTTATCATCAGGCCTTATTATAAAAAAGCGAATGAAAGCTGTGCCAATCTGGTCGTTGTTGGCAAAGGTCACTTGCTTACTTCTAAGCGCATGGTGGATTCACGCAACGACGCGGTGTTTGTTCCGCTAGAGGATTTCTCGGCGAAAATGAAGATCTATGCTTACTGGAGCACTAAAAATAACTCAGCGCTCGTTAAAACGTTTATGCATTTTATTCAGGACGCAGGACACATTCCACCATCAGGACTTGACTCTCATTTTTGTAGTCATCCACTCAAGTAA
- a CDS encoding DMT family transporter: MSWVYLTVAIVSEVLGTVSLKHSNGMTNWLPNFGVLFFYGLTVYMLSLVVKTIPIGTAYAIWSGMGTAVAVLIGWLLYSERIEIAHVLGILCIVVGSVILKFADA, from the coding sequence ATGAGTTGGGTTTATCTTACGGTTGCGATTGTCTCTGAAGTTCTCGGCACAGTTTCACTGAAGCATTCAAATGGCATGACCAACTGGCTGCCTAATTTTGGTGTGCTTTTCTTTTATGGCCTGACAGTTTACATGCTTTCTTTAGTTGTTAAAACTATTCCTATTGGGACGGCCTATGCCATCTGGTCGGGGATGGGAACAGCTGTTGCTGTTTTAATTGGCTGGCTTTTATATTCGGAAAGAATCGAAATCGCCCACGTGCTGGGCATTCTTTGTATTGTCGTTGGCTCAGTGATTTTAAAATTTGCCGACGCTTAA
- a CDS encoding acyl-CoA dehydrogenase family protein yields the protein MNEFFQDGPVLKNQFEDDQVLKNYIEEKLPSSIKKEVTADLKRFGERVTKDVLEMAKSAESNSPKLVQFDPWGKRIDTVVVDRGWTDLHKVSAEEQIVKLGYERKYGSHSRIVQFAKLYLFHPSSAFYSCPLAMTDGAAKLIELYGDQELKSTYNHLTSDVAAEFWTSGQWMTERTGGSDVSNTETIARKIDGEWRLFGTKWFTSAITSEMSMALARIEDEQGNTVKGSRGLSLFYIEIKKRDGTLNNIEVLRLKDKLGTKALPTAELRLQGSKAKLVGNVGEGVKQIASMFNVTRLYNSVTSIAAFRRILCLASDYSTRRKAFEKIIDQHPLTARLLDSARSDFYGAFHFTFLVAEIFGNEEVFDESNIFKTSKEDLNKILRVLTPVLKLYTAKRTVQWTSELLEVFGGAGYIEDTGIPLLYRDNQVFAIWEGTTNVLSLDLLRALKKDQSWPMLMNFLKTELDKSTRAEKNKVQESLKKLNLWVLELYKAGDVALETEARELAFKLADLTGCVAWLRDMEGRTGSVSSQETKALSQFIEKHLAF from the coding sequence ATGAATGAATTTTTTCAAGATGGTCCTGTTTTAAAAAATCAGTTTGAAGACGATCAAGTTTTAAAAAACTACATCGAAGAAAAATTGCCAAGCTCAATTAAAAAAGAAGTTACGGCCGATCTTAAACGTTTTGGTGAAAGAGTGACAAAAGACGTTTTAGAAATGGCCAAAAGTGCAGAAAGCAATTCTCCCAAACTAGTGCAGTTTGATCCATGGGGAAAGCGCATCGACACTGTTGTCGTTGACCGCGGATGGACTGATCTTCACAAAGTGAGTGCCGAAGAGCAAATCGTTAAATTAGGTTACGAAAGAAAATACGGAAGCCACTCGCGCATTGTTCAGTTTGCAAAACTTTATCTCTTTCATCCTTCAAGCGCTTTTTATTCATGCCCACTGGCCATGACTGATGGAGCAGCAAAACTCATTGAGCTTTATGGCGATCAAGAATTAAAATCCACTTACAATCACCTGACTTCTGATGTCGCAGCAGAGTTCTGGACTTCAGGTCAGTGGATGACAGAGAGAACTGGTGGATCAGATGTTTCTAATACTGAAACCATTGCCCGCAAAATTGACGGGGAGTGGAGACTCTTTGGGACGAAATGGTTTACATCAGCGATCACCAGCGAAATGTCGATGGCCCTAGCGCGCATTGAAGATGAGCAGGGAAATACAGTAAAGGGAAGCCGTGGGCTTTCACTTTTTTATATTGAAATCAAAAAGAGAGACGGGACTCTAAACAATATTGAAGTTCTTCGTTTAAAAGACAAGCTGGGAACAAAAGCTCTTCCAACGGCGGAGCTCAGACTTCAAGGTTCAAAAGCAAAACTTGTTGGAAACGTCGGCGAAGGTGTGAAGCAAATAGCTTCGATGTTTAATGTGACAAGACTTTATAATTCGGTGACGTCGATTGCTGCTTTTAGAAGAATCCTCTGCCTTGCCAGTGATTATTCAACCAGAAGAAAAGCATTCGAAAAAATTATTGATCAGCATCCTCTGACAGCACGACTTCTGGATTCTGCGAGGTCTGATTTTTATGGTGCTTTTCATTTTACTTTTTTAGTAGCTGAAATTTTCGGTAATGAAGAAGTCTTTGATGAGAGTAATATTTTTAAAACATCAAAAGAAGATTTAAATAAAATTCTTCGCGTTCTTACTCCTGTGCTAAAACTCTATACCGCAAAAAGAACAGTCCAGTGGACGAGTGAGCTTTTAGAAGTGTTTGGTGGAGCTGGTTATATCGAAGACACCGGCATTCCTCTTTTATACCGCGATAACCAGGTTTTTGCGATTTGGGAAGGGACAACGAATGTTCTAAGTTTAGATCTTCTTCGCGCTTTGAAAAAAGACCAGTCGTGGCCAATGCTCATGAACTTCTTAAAAACAGAATTGGATAAATCAACGAGAGCAGAAAAAAATAAGGTTCAGGAGAGTTTGAAGAAACTCAACCTTTGGGTGCTTGAACTTTATAAGGCGGGAGACGTGGCCTTAGAAACTGAGGCCCGCGAGCTTGCTTTTAAGCTTGCGGACCTGACTGGATGTGTGGCGTGGTTAAGAGACATGGAAGGAAGAACGGGAAGCGTGTCTTCGCAAGAAACTAAGGCGCTTTCACAATTCATCGAAAAACACCTGGCTTTTTAG
- a CDS encoding pirin family protein, producing MKKMLFSIKSHESHWVGDGFPVRSMFTYNNQARHLSPFLLMDYAGPYEFAPSEHIRGVGEHPHRGFETVTIVYSGEVEHRDSSGGGGLIGPGDVQWMTAASGLIHTEKHGKEFAKKGGMFEMVQLWVNLPKKDKMSKPRYQGIKDGDIPKIDSSAGSVRVIAGEFEGHKGPAMTFTPMNLWDIRLNKGHKKTFTVPENHTAAFLVLSGNVKLPEGKVVEAAEIAVLETEGTIFEIEAIEDAKILFLGGEVINEPIVGYGPFVMNTMNEIQEAFSDFQSGRMGQIQS from the coding sequence ATGAAAAAAATGTTATTTTCAATCAAGAGTCACGAGTCTCACTGGGTAGGCGATGGTTTTCCCGTGAGATCCATGTTCACTTACAACAACCAGGCACGCCATCTTTCACCTTTTTTACTGATGGATTATGCCGGCCCTTATGAGTTTGCTCCAAGTGAACACATCAGAGGAGTGGGCGAGCATCCACACAGAGGTTTTGAAACAGTGACGATTGTCTACTCAGGAGAAGTTGAGCACAGAGATTCGTCTGGCGGCGGAGGCCTTATTGGTCCCGGAGATGTTCAATGGATGACGGCGGCGAGTGGACTTATTCACACTGAAAAACATGGAAAAGAATTCGCTAAAAAAGGCGGAATGTTTGAAATGGTTCAACTGTGGGTGAACTTGCCTAAGAAAGATAAAATGAGCAAACCTCGTTATCAGGGAATCAAGGACGGTGATATTCCCAAGATTGATTCAAGCGCTGGAAGTGTGCGCGTGATTGCCGGAGAGTTTGAAGGTCACAAAGGGCCTGCGATGACTTTTACTCCGATGAATCTTTGGGACATCCGTTTAAATAAAGGTCATAAGAAAACGTTTACAGTTCCGGAAAATCACACGGCAGCTTTTTTAGTGCTAAGTGGGAATGTTAAACTTCCAGAGGGAAAAGTGGTTGAGGCCGCTGAGATTGCAGTGCTTGAAACTGAAGGCACAATTTTTGAGATCGAAGCAATTGAAGATGCTAAAATTCTTTTCTTAGGTGGAGAAGTGATCAATGAACCAATCGTGGGATATGGACCTTTTGTCATGAACACGATGAATGAAATCCAGGAAGCCTTTAGTGATTTTCAATCAGGGCGAATGGGGCAAATCCAATCTTAA